From a region of the Ardenticatena maritima genome:
- a CDS encoding DEAD/DEAH box helicase has translation MSIFDLHTDVLSDYSNFVRSFIHIADERIRQFVFEQLNDGHLWPDFLLQVSPAYKRSATVDELARQGVLHPETARIFRTADGKPYHLYQHQVEALEKAVQGRSYIVTSGTGSGKSLTYFIPIIDTVVREQIPNGRTVALIVYPMNALANSQLQALEQLRQDYEARTGKRFPVTFARYTGDTRDELRQALRQKPPHILLTNYVMAELMLVRPEDRRLLDKTAGGLRFLVFDELHTYTGRQGADVAMLIRRLKQYAAAPNLIHIGTSATMVANRNASARERRETVAHFAQRMFGYPFAFEDVIEETLIPATRHSTLARDVLIESIHEACALSPDDLVTFTAEEYLTNPLSSWIERFFGLEEHDGSYRRRIPQSITDAAMQLQKETGLDIGLCQRALLNWLTLGSQIPSSEHGRAFAFKIHQFISQGRAVYATIEDPGQRSISLSGQIQTAEGSLYYPLNFCRHCGQEYYRVHKMSSRFLPWTGSFFEELDDECISGYLMVATTDLDWSEDLLPDEWFDDQGRLRRAYRDRVPKLYYVNASGEIVHHAVGVKTWFQPEPFALCLRCGEYYTRRESEYTKLTTLSSEARSSATTILATSVLRHATTIPSIADKLLTFTDNRQDAALQAGHFNDFVHRAVLRSALVAALDESPRLHMSEVASAVVRHCGLTLRDIAANAQLAPDTPAADETWQIFTEWVEYLLLEDLKRGWRINQPNLEEVGLLEISYRGLDILAQSDEAWRFSPQWYALSPKERFEHLRNILDYFRRKLAIHAPSLQWNTQRIKRRKWESTLNDFWGPDPEGSLVSASFFATEPAGNVRDVFSLGERSAIARYLKRSLGIDAQTYLEQRDAFLQLLVQHGILWPESLKKGIGYQIDANCLWWQRGNGIPRRDAFYARIAQEGYEVAEKPANAFFQQFYKENPERLAGLEAREHTAQVVAPGEREKRERRFRWDQKDTEKENLGRRLPYLVCSPTMELGIDIADLDVIHMRNVPPTPANYAQRSGRAGRQGQPGLILVYCGAFNSHDQYFFRNRIEMVAGTVRPPQIDLNNASLLQAHIHAVWLAEIGLPMRQSIETVIDTGAPNLPLRPEVAEQIRLNDKRLQALAARIEEMLRYDREQGEIFEHGHYDQILQILRDAPQRFNSAFDRWRDLYQAADRQMQEAMETLLSARSKEMQNEAQRRLDEARRQRNLLLQIETAREESDFYPYRYLASEGFLPGYNFPALPIRAWIPRGASGEYIPRPRFLAVREFAPGAFIYHEGKQWEVVAFNTPPGGLRSRRVKFKLCKRCGAFNSSGFDVCLVCQQRLDATYGPLTYLLEMTDVRTRRRSNITSNEEERRRRGYDIGIFYQFATENNRPRIEESDVVFGATDLLQLTYAHAATLIRVNHGLRTEQVPGFDINLTTGEWVRNEEGRQPVYGSPSHAVSEVERVHLFVRNTRNLLLVRPAQEDLFLDPQYGLAFAITLMNALKRGIEMVYQLDESELAAAIVGMGEYMAILFYETSEGGSGVLRRIIKSPKDISEIAKNALERCHFDSSTGENLSEECIKACYECLLTYHNQHQALLIDRHLIADFLAQMTQSTAEMRIAGRRRREHIAWLRSHIDQESVLEKQFLDILEQGGYNLPNDVQYAIQFPRCNVDFFYEPNICVFCDGSVHDISSQRERDASIRSALEQNGYRVIVIRYDQPLESQIKMYPEVFGMGYST, from the coding sequence ATGTCTATCTTTGATTTACATACAGATGTTTTGAGTGATTACAGCAATTTTGTACGCTCATTCATTCATATTGCTGATGAGCGCATTCGGCAGTTTGTTTTTGAACAACTCAATGATGGTCATTTATGGCCTGATTTTCTGCTTCAAGTGAGTCCCGCCTATAAACGTTCAGCGACGGTAGATGAATTAGCGCGGCAGGGCGTCTTGCATCCTGAAACAGCACGAATTTTCCGTACCGCCGATGGGAAGCCATACCATCTGTACCAGCATCAGGTGGAAGCGCTGGAAAAAGCTGTGCAAGGACGGAGCTACATTGTCACCAGCGGGACAGGTTCTGGTAAAAGTCTCACTTATTTTATTCCCATTATTGATACAGTTGTGCGTGAGCAAATACCCAATGGCCGTACTGTTGCCTTGATTGTGTATCCCATGAATGCACTTGCCAACTCGCAATTACAGGCGCTTGAACAGTTGCGCCAGGATTATGAGGCGCGTACCGGAAAGAGATTTCCCGTCACATTTGCACGCTATACAGGTGATACGCGCGACGAGCTTCGGCAAGCACTTCGGCAAAAACCGCCGCATATTCTGCTTACCAATTATGTTATGGCTGAACTCATGCTTGTTCGTCCTGAGGACCGGCGTTTGCTCGATAAAACTGCGGGCGGCTTGCGATTCCTGGTATTTGATGAATTGCATACGTATACGGGGCGACAAGGAGCAGATGTCGCCATGCTCATTCGGCGGCTCAAGCAGTATGCGGCGGCACCCAACCTCATTCACATTGGTACATCTGCAACAATGGTAGCCAATCGCAACGCCTCTGCGCGGGAGCGGCGCGAGACTGTTGCGCATTTTGCACAGCGGATGTTTGGGTATCCATTTGCTTTTGAAGACGTAATTGAGGAAACACTTATACCGGCCACCCGCCATTCTACTCTTGCACGTGACGTTCTTATCGAAAGTATACATGAGGCATGTGCACTTTCTCCTGACGACCTCGTTACATTCACTGCAGAGGAATATCTCACAAACCCTTTATCCTCGTGGATAGAACGTTTTTTCGGGCTAGAAGAACATGATGGCTCTTATCGACGCCGTATTCCACAAAGTATTACAGATGCAGCTATGCAACTTCAGAAGGAGACTGGGCTTGATATTGGATTATGCCAACGCGCTTTACTAAATTGGCTCACACTTGGGAGCCAGATACCTTCATCTGAGCATGGGCGTGCTTTTGCATTTAAAATTCATCAATTTATATCGCAGGGACGTGCTGTATATGCGACTATTGAAGATCCTGGACAGCGTTCAATTTCGTTGTCCGGACAAATTCAGACGGCAGAAGGAAGTTTGTATTACCCCCTCAATTTTTGTCGGCATTGTGGTCAGGAATATTATCGCGTACATAAAATGAGCTCACGTTTTCTCCCTTGGACAGGATCTTTTTTTGAAGAACTGGATGACGAATGCATATCTGGATATCTTATGGTCGCAACAACAGATCTGGATTGGTCGGAAGATCTGCTTCCAGATGAATGGTTTGATGATCAAGGACGTTTACGTCGTGCATATCGTGATCGTGTTCCAAAATTATACTATGTTAATGCTTCAGGTGAGATCGTGCATCATGCTGTGGGGGTAAAGACCTGGTTCCAACCAGAGCCATTTGCGCTCTGTTTGCGATGTGGAGAGTACTATACTCGTCGTGAAAGTGAATACACTAAACTCACAACCCTTTCAAGTGAAGCTCGCTCAAGTGCAACAACTATTCTCGCAACATCAGTGTTGCGGCACGCCACCACTATTCCTTCGATTGCCGATAAACTATTGACGTTTACTGACAATCGGCAAGATGCTGCTTTGCAAGCGGGACATTTTAATGATTTCGTACATCGGGCTGTTTTACGTTCTGCGTTAGTAGCCGCTTTGGATGAATCTCCTCGATTGCATATGAGCGAAGTGGCCTCTGCGGTTGTGCGGCATTGTGGATTAACACTTCGTGATATCGCAGCTAATGCGCAATTGGCACCAGATACGCCTGCTGCGGACGAAACTTGGCAAATATTTACAGAATGGGTGGAGTATCTTCTCCTTGAAGATTTAAAACGAGGTTGGCGTATTAACCAACCCAACCTGGAAGAGGTAGGACTTCTTGAAATATCTTATCGTGGGCTTGACATTCTCGCCCAGAGTGATGAAGCCTGGCGTTTTTCTCCACAGTGGTATGCTCTTTCCCCCAAAGAGCGTTTTGAGCATCTGCGTAATATTTTGGACTATTTTCGGCGTAAACTAGCTATTCATGCCCCTTCTTTACAGTGGAATACACAACGTATCAAGCGACGCAAATGGGAATCGACCTTGAATGATTTTTGGGGACCGGATCCGGAGGGCAGTTTAGTAAGTGCTTCTTTTTTTGCGACTGAGCCTGCTGGCAATGTACGCGATGTTTTCAGTCTTGGAGAACGAAGTGCGATTGCACGCTATTTGAAACGCTCATTAGGGATTGATGCACAAACATATCTTGAGCAGCGGGATGCGTTCCTGCAATTGCTTGTTCAGCATGGTATTTTGTGGCCGGAATCTTTAAAGAAAGGGATTGGGTACCAAATTGATGCAAACTGTCTTTGGTGGCAAAGAGGGAATGGCATCCCGCGGCGTGATGCTTTTTATGCGCGGATAGCCCAAGAAGGATACGAAGTCGCAGAGAAACCGGCGAATGCCTTCTTCCAGCAATTTTACAAAGAGAACCCCGAGAGATTAGCTGGTTTAGAAGCGCGTGAACATACGGCACAAGTCGTTGCGCCTGGTGAGCGTGAAAAACGGGAACGGCGTTTTCGGTGGGATCAAAAAGATACAGAGAAAGAGAATCTGGGGCGCCGATTACCTTATTTGGTTTGCTCTCCCACAATGGAACTTGGAATTGATATTGCTGATCTGGATGTTATTCATATGCGTAACGTCCCGCCGACACCGGCAAACTATGCTCAGAGGAGTGGACGCGCTGGGCGGCAAGGGCAACCAGGCTTAATTTTAGTTTATTGTGGTGCTTTCAACTCGCATGATCAATACTTTTTTAGAAACCGAATAGAAATGGTGGCCGGGACAGTACGTCCACCGCAAATTGACTTGAACAATGCATCTTTGCTGCAAGCGCATATTCATGCTGTTTGGTTGGCTGAGATTGGTTTGCCGATGCGGCAATCGATTGAGACTGTTATTGATACAGGTGCCCCCAATCTACCTTTGCGCCCTGAGGTGGCTGAGCAAATACGCCTCAATGACAAACGTTTGCAGGCGTTAGCCGCACGCATAGAAGAGATGCTTCGATATGATCGTGAGCAGGGGGAAATTTTTGAACATGGGCATTACGACCAAATCTTGCAAATCCTGCGTGATGCTCCCCAACGGTTTAACAGTGCTTTTGACCGTTGGCGGGATCTTTATCAGGCGGCGGACCGACAGATGCAGGAGGCTATGGAGACATTATTAAGTGCTCGCTCCAAGGAAATGCAAAATGAAGCTCAACGTCGCCTCGATGAGGCGCGGCGTCAAAGAAATTTGCTTTTGCAAATTGAAACAGCACGTGAAGAAAGTGATTTTTATCCGTATCGCTACTTGGCAAGTGAAGGGTTCTTGCCAGGCTATAATTTCCCAGCGTTACCTATTCGTGCGTGGATCCCACGTGGTGCAAGTGGTGAATATATTCCGCGGCCTCGTTTTCTTGCGGTCCGTGAATTTGCGCCAGGAGCTTTTATTTATCATGAAGGGAAACAATGGGAAGTTGTGGCATTCAATACTCCTCCGGGAGGCTTGCGTTCAAGAAGAGTGAAATTCAAGCTGTGCAAACGATGTGGTGCATTTAATTCGTCTGGTTTTGATGTGTGCTTAGTGTGCCAGCAACGTCTTGATGCTACTTATGGACCACTTACCTATCTATTGGAAATGACTGACGTACGCACTCGCCGACGTAGTAACATTACGTCAAATGAAGAAGAGCGTCGTCGGCGAGGATACGATATTGGCATTTTTTATCAGTTTGCCACAGAAAACAATCGTCCTCGCATTGAAGAGTCTGATGTTGTTTTTGGCGCAACAGACCTTTTGCAGTTGACATATGCACATGCGGCCACTCTTATTCGAGTGAACCACGGTTTACGTACTGAGCAAGTTCCGGGGTTTGATATCAATTTGACAACGGGTGAATGGGTGCGGAATGAGGAAGGTCGTCAACCCGTTTACGGCTCCCCTAGTCATGCTGTAAGTGAAGTCGAGCGTGTACATTTGTTCGTCCGCAATACGCGCAATTTATTGCTGGTCCGCCCTGCCCAGGAAGATTTGTTTTTAGATCCGCAGTATGGGCTGGCGTTTGCAATTACTTTGATGAATGCATTAAAACGTGGCATAGAAATGGTATATCAGCTTGATGAAAGTGAGTTGGCCGCGGCTATCGTTGGCATGGGTGAATATATGGCAATTTTATTTTATGAAACGTCAGAAGGTGGAAGTGGAGTATTAAGACGAATTATTAAATCGCCAAAGGATATTTCAGAAATTGCAAAAAATGCCCTTGAACGATGCCATTTTGATTCATCAACAGGAGAGAATCTGTCAGAAGAATGTATCAAGGCTTGTTATGAATGTTTACTCACTTATCATAATCAGCATCAGGCGCTCCTTATTGATCGGCATTTGATCGCGGATTTTCTTGCTCAGATGACTCAAAGTACAGCCGAAATGCGTATCGCTGGCAGGCGTCGCAGAGAGCATATCGCTTGGTTACGATCGCATATTGATCAAGAGTCTGTGTTAGAGAAGCAGTTTTTAGATATTTTGGAGCAAGGAGGATATAATTTGCCAAATGATGTACAATATGCAATTCAGTTTCCTCGTTGCAACGTAGATTTCTTCTATGAACCTAATATTTGTGTGTTTTGTGATGGGAGCGTGCATGATATTTCTTCTCAGAGAGAAAGAGATGCGTCTATTCGTTCTGCGTTAGAACAAAATGGGTATCGGGTTATTGTAATACGGTATGATCAACCTCTAGAAAGCCAGATAAAGATGTATCCAGAAGTCTTTGGTATGGGGTATTCTACATAA